In a single window of the Drosophila miranda strain MSH22 chromosome XL, D.miranda_PacBio2.1, whole genome shotgun sequence genome:
- the LOC108151546 gene encoding odorant receptor 2a has translation MQPGSENQPELNTHSAVDYHWRVWQLTGLIRPAGISKSLYRTYAIGLNLMVTLLFPLSLLARLILTRSMKELCENLTITITDITANLKFGNVYLVRRHLGEIRSLIQQLDCRALAICDRDELCALVQAVTTARNTFRTFAWIFVCGTSLSCVRVALARSRQLLYPAWFGVDWKNSNEAFLGIYVYQLFGLIVQAVQNCASDSYPPAYLCLLTGHMRALEVRVARIGCECGSGRQSYDQLLACIQDLTLIHRMHTIIQQILSVPCMAQFACSVAVQCTVAMHFLYVADADDRLAMILSVIFFVAVTLEVFVICYFGEKMRTQSEALCNAFYACNWVEQLPRFRRDLLFTLARAQRPSLILAGSYIPLTLETFKEVRAP, from the coding sequence ATGCAGCCCGGAAGTGAAAACCAGCCCGAACTGAACACCCACTCCGCCGTGGACTATCACTGGCGGGTCTGGCAGCTGACCGGCCTGATTCGTCCGGCAGGCATCTCGAAAAGCCTCTACCGGACATACGCGATCGGCCTAAATCTGATGGTCACTCTGCTCTTTCCGCTGAGCCTGCTGGCCCGGCTCATCCTGACGCGCAGCATGAAGGAGCTGTGCGAGAACCtaaccatcaccatcacagACATAACGGCCAACTTGAAGTTCGGAAACGTGTACCTAGTGCGGCGCCACCTCGGCGAGATCCGCTCGCTAATCCAGCAACTGGACTGCCGGGCCCTGGCGATTTGCGATCGCGATGAGCTGTGCGCTCTCGTCCAGGCTGTGACGACGGCCCGGAACACATTCCGCACCTTTGCATGGATCTTCGTGTGCGGAACCTCGCTAAGCTGCGTCCGTGTGGCCCTTGCCAGGAGCCGCCAGTTGCTCTACCCGGCCTGGTTCGGGGTAGACTGGAAGAACTCGAACGAGGCATTTCTAGGAATTTACGTGTACCAGCTGTTCGGCCTGATCGTTCAGGCGGTGCAGAACTGCGCCAGCGACTCGTATCCGCCGGCCTACCTCTGCCTGCTGACGGGCCACATGAGGGCCCTGGAGGTACGGGTGGCCCGGATCGGCTGCGAATGCGGCAGTGGTCGGCAGAGCTACGATCAGCTGCTGGCATGCATCCAAGACCTGACGCTCATCCACCGGATGCACACCATCATCCAGCAAATCCTGTCCGTGCCTTGCATGGCCCAGTTCGCGTGCTCCGTCGCCGTCCAGTGCACGGTCGCCATGCACTTTCTGTACGTTGCCGACGCCGACGACCGGCTGGCTATGATCCTCTCGGTCATTTTCTTTGTGGCCGTCACCCTGGAGGTGTTCGTCATCTGCTACTTCGGCGAAAAGATGCGCACGCAGAGCGAGGCCCTTTGCAACGCCTTCTACGCGTGCAACTGGGTCGAGCAGCTGCCCCGCTTTAGGCGCGATCTTCTCTTTACCCTAGCGCGGGCCCAGCGACCATCGCTTATACTCGCCGGCAGCTATATTCCCCTCACTCTGGAGACCTTTAAGGAGGTACGTGCCCCTTAG
- the LOC108164642 gene encoding DNA-binding protein K10, whose amino-acid sequence MVFKYNNQQNRAMQQNQSQQHSHNARAAAAPYRKPFRGAPVAGSKANQMMYSSCQMPSDPLYIDFNRPTTVPPTKSAAGSATQSQAHVLTVPAARHQGTASPAAKPQVTACSTGPLKTNANPAQSTAWEMARKKPLKSKQQPKGKHQLPLQQAFSGHLSGNVHANGNSEGVHKWPPKQRFHPQNRFNGGGFNRPPPSHACPHHMMPVMGPMGPGPRPRCGRPMPMAPFPPMPYPPQMVPPMAMRCPMPPMGGPPPPPHFMRHNGRGAPMHMMGGPPMHLMGPRMPPRGMPPGGPFGVGMNMNGGPNGGRIKKPNPVLIKQVVKGKSTIKTLKNMVNQYPLDKPWVTEQIRGEHDKKVDIENRLKGNKDDELFAQFKVQRDKFVELYEGARENYLKQEAASVMAKDAKPDKDKEKNTTQNAAQDAATPSP is encoded by the exons ATGGTATTCAAATATAACAATCAGCAGAACCGGGCAATGCAGCAAAATCAGAGCCAGCAGCACTCTCACAATGCTCGTGCCGCAGCTGCTCCGTACAGAAAACCTTTTCGTGGGGCACCAGTGGCCGGGAGCAAAGCCAATCAAATGATGTACTCATCGTGCCAGATGCCCAGCGACCCACTATACATAGACTTCAACAGACCCACGACCGTACCACCGACCAAGTCTGCAGCCGGGTCGGCAACCCAGAGCCAGGCCCACGTCCTTACCGTTCCGGCTGCCAGGCACCAGGGTACTGCCAGTCCGGCGGCCAAGCCCCAAGTCACTGCCTGTTCGACAGGCCCGCTCAAGACCAATGCCAATCCTGCCCAGTCTACCGCCTGGGAGATGGCCAGGAAGAAGCCGCTCAAGAGTAAACAGCAGCCCAAGGGCAAGCAccagctgccgctgcagcaAGCGTTCTCAGGACATTTGAGCGGGAATGTACACGCAAATGGAAATAGCGAGGGCGTCCACAAGTGGCCTCCTAAGCAGCGCTTTCATCCCCAAAATCGCTTTAACGGTGGTGGCTTTAACAGGCCTCCACCGAGCCATGCTTGTCCACATCACATGATGCCCGTCATGGGACCAATGGGACCGGGCCCACGACCACGCTGCGGAAGGCCAATGCCAATGGCGCCCTTTCCACCGATGCCTTATCCACCACAGATGGTGCCGCCCATGGCCATGCGTTGCCCCATGCCACCGATGGGTGGtccaccgccaccgcctcaCTTCATGCGCCACAACGGTCGCGGCGCTCCAATGCACATGATGGGCGGTCCACCCATGCACTTGATGGGTCCTCGCATGCCGCCGCGTGGAATGCCGCCCGGGGGACCCTTTGGCGTTGGAATGAACATGAATGGCGGCCCAAACGGGGGCAGGATCAAGAAACCGAATCCGGTGCTGATCAAGCAGGTGGTCAAGGGAAAGAGCACCATCAAAACGCTTAAGAATATGGTGAATCAGTACCCGCTGGACAAGCCTTGGGTGACGGAGCAGATTCGCGGGGAGCACGACAAGAAGGTGGACATCGAAAACCGTCTGAAGGGCAACAAGGACGATGAGCTATTTGCCCAGTTTAAGGTGCAGCGCGATAAGTTCGTGGAACTGTACGAGGGGGCGCGCGAAAACTATCTGAAGCAGGAGGCAGCCTCTGTTATGGCCAAG GATGCTAAACCAGACAAAgacaaagaaaaaaacacaactcAGAATGCCGCCCAAGATGCAGCGACTCCAAGTCCGTAG
- the LOC108155406 gene encoding probable ATP-dependent RNA helicase kurz, which yields MGKKVHNAKARKNPQTIVDNSGVKKIQIDVDSVAGGAGRGSGIGAGYDEANALVLPSQKRATKTVVGKTQNVKILTKKQRKHLQAIVDKKKKKEGRAQLLEDLASVQIPDAELQQYTSITQVQTVGLKRLQTLDDYLAKKKERQAQAQAEKTPRSRVNAIKGAAKRKLLTEEQEELDAKRKNPNIISLKEDDEEESASSSDDDESAAEHSPEPADGLTLSEIEPTTVPVKEDRIPKNEDPKPVAATPKCSHQTVYVPVNRMDKVQEARLRLPILAEEQQVMETINENPIVIIAGATGSGKTTQLPQFLYEAGYAQHKIIGVTEPRRVAAIAMSKRVAHEMNLSEREVSYLIRFEGNVSPATRIKFMTDGVLMKEIESDFLLNKYSVIILDEAHERSIYTDILVGLLSRIVPLRHKRGSPLKLIIMSATLRVTDFTENTRLFKQPPPLINVECRQFPVTIHFQKRTPDDYVAEAYRKALKIHNQLPEGGILIFVTGQQEVNQLVRKLRRTFPCRPTDKNGDLDHDSDPVKQKEAKENMQNESAEDLKELELEFDMKRVIRNIRKSKKKFLAQMSLPKINLDDYKLPGDDTEADMHDQGDSDPNWDDEEGAFSADDQNDDDGLGGAEVSSMPSGPKQPLWVLPLYSLLSSEKQNRIFQPVPEGCRLCVVSTNVAETSLTIPHIKYVVDCGRQKTRLYDKLTGVSAFVVTYTSKASAEQRAGRAGRISAGHCYRLYSSSVYEHQFMEFGMPDIQQKPVDDLMLQMRTMGIDRVVHFPFPTPPEQIQLQAAEQRLTVLGALQATPNDAKDFPPAVTPLGKVISRFPVAPRFGKMLALSHQQDLLPYTVCLVAALSVQELLQETGVQRTEDVAPKANKFHEKRLRWAAGGNFQLLGDPMVLLRAVGAAEYAGSRAQLPEFCVNNGLRQKAISEVRKLRVQLTNEINLNVSGVELSVDPQLKPPSDSQARLLRQILLAGMGDRVARKVPLAEIADKEERRRLKYAYNCADMVDPAFLHASSVLKQKTPEWIIYQEAYELRNDDSEKMFLRGITAIEPEWLLLYVPLLCNMRDVRDDPPPRFEASSGKLLCFVEATFGKAGWPLPLCEIEMPLSEKACCYFGMFLLAGDICPRLAAFKRKLRVTPATLIKSWSNLNDKVLRFKRALISKEIHTRHALHEQWASEPNFLLEEYHGLLYDVALSELTSLWPPLLQPLPMS from the exons ATGGGCAAAAAAGTTCACAATGCCAAAGCGCGAAAAAATCCACAAACGATTGTAGACAATTCCGGAGTTAAAAAG ATTCAAATAGATGTAGACTCTGTGGCCGGGGGCGCGGGCAGGGGTAGCGGAATCGGCGCTGGCTACGATGAGGCTAATGCCTTGGTGCTGCCCTCACAGAAGCGCGCAACCAAGACTGTAGTTGGGAAGACGCAGAATGTGAAGATCCTGACTAAGAAGCAGCGCAAGCACCTGCAGGCGATTGTAgacaagaagaagaaaaaggaaGGC CGAGCCCAGCTGCTAGAAGACTTGGCATCTGTACAAATACCTGACGCTGAGCTCCAGCAGTATACATCCATCACCCAGGTGCAAACGGTGGGTCTGAAGCGCCTGCAAACTCTGGACGACTACTTGGCCAAGAAGAAGGAACGGCAGGCTCAAGCGCAGGCCGAGAAAACACCCAGGAGTCGTGTGAACGCCATCAAGGGGGCAGCCAAGCGTAAACTGCTTAccgaggagcaggaggagctgGATGCCAAGCGAAAGAATCCTAATATAATTAGCTTAAAAGAAGACGACGAAGAGGAGAGTGCCTCTTCGAGTGACGATGATGAATCTGCAGCAGAACATTCACCAGAACCTGCGGATGGTCTCACTCTATCAGAAATAGAGCCCACGACCGTACCAGTGAAAGAAGACCGCATACCCAAGAACGAAGACCCGAAACCTGTTGCTGCCACACCCAAATGCAGCCATCAAACAGTTTACGTCCCCGTGAATCGCATGGATAAGGTGCAGGAGGCACGTTTGCGCTTGCCTATCCTcgcagaggagcagcaggtGATGGAGACGATCAACGAGAATCCCATTGTGATTATAGCCGGTGCGACGGGCTCGGGAAAAACGACCCAGCTGCCGCAGTTCCTTTACGAGGCAGGATACGCCCAGCACAAGATTATCGGGGTAACCGAGCCGCGGCGAGTGGCTGCCATAGCCATGTCAAAGCGTGTGGCTCACGAGATGAATCTCTCGGAGCGCGAGGTATCCTACCTCATACGTTTCGAGGGCAACGTGAGTCCGGCCACTCGCATAAAGTTCATGACGGACGGCGTCCTGATGAAGGAGATCGAGAGCGACTTTCTGCTAAACAAATATTCTGTGATTATTCTGGACGAGGCGCACGAGCGCAGTATCTACACGGATATCCTCGTGGGACTGCTGTCCCGCATAGTTCCCCTGCGACACAAGCGCGGAAGTCCCCTCAAGCTCATAATCATGTCTGCCACGCTCCGCGTCACCGACTTCACAGAGAATACGCGGCTGTTCAAGCAGCCCCCGCCGCTGATCAATGTAGAGTGCCGCCAGTTTCCCGTCACCATCCACTTCCAGAAGCGCACCCCCGACGACTACGTGGCCGAGGCATACCGCAAGGCACTGAAGATACACAACCAGCTGCCTGAGGGCGGGATTCTCATCTTCGTGACTGGCCAGCAAGAGGTCAATCAGCTCGTGCGCAAGCTACGTCGAACTTTTCCCTGTCGTCCCACAGACAAAAACGGCGATCTGGATCACGACTCTGATCCCGTGAAGCAGAAAGAAGCAAAGGAGAATATGCAAAATGAATCTGCGGAGGACCTTAAGGAGCTGGAACTTGAATTTGATATGAAGCGTGTGATTCGCAATATCCGCAAGTCCAAGAAGAAGTTCCTCGCTCAGATGTCCCTACCAAAGATCAACCTGGACGACTACAAGCTGCCCGGCGACGACACCGAAGCGGACATGCACGATCAGGGGGACTCGGATCCCAATTGGGATGACGAAGAGGGTGCATTTTCCGCAGATGACCAGAATGATGATGACGGACTGGGAGGCGCAGAGGTGTCCAGCATGCCCTCTGGCCCGAAGCAGCCACTCTGGGTGCTGCCCCTTTACTCGCTGCTCTCCTCCGAGAAGCAAAACCGAATCTTCCAGCCCGTCCCCGAGGGCTGTCGCCTGTGCGTGGTCAGCACcaatgtggctgagacctctttGACCATTCCCCACATCAAATACGTCGTAGACTGCGGCCGCCAAAAGACGCGACTCTACGACAAGCTCACCGGCGTCAGCGCCTTCGTGGTCACCTACACGTCCAAGGCCTCGGCGGAACAGCGGGCTGGTAGGGCGGGCCGCATCAGCGCTGGCCACTGCTACCGCCTGTACTCCAGCTCCGTGTACGAGCACCAGTTCATGGAGTTCGGCATGCCGGATATCCAGCAGAAGCCCGTCGATGACCTGATGCTGCAGATGCGCACCATGGGCATCGACCGCGTCGTCCACTTCCCCTTCCCCACGCCGCCGGAGCAAATCCAGCTGCAAGCCGCCGAGCAGCGTCTCACGGTCCTGGGCGCCCTGCAGGCTACGCCCAACGACGCCAAGGATTTCCCTCCGGCCGTGACTCCGCTGGGGAAGGTTATCTCCCGCTTCCCGGTGGCACCTCGCTTCGGCAAGATGTTGGCCCTGTCTCATCAGCAGGACCTGCTGCCCTACACCGTGTGCCTGGTGGCCGCGCTTTCTGTGCAGGAGCTGCTGCAGGAGACAGGCGTGCAGCGGACCGAGGACGTGGCCCCCAAAGCCAACAAGTTCCACGAAAAGCGCCTGCGTTGGGCGGCGGGCGGCAACTTCCAGCTGCTTGGTGATCCCATGGTCCTCCTCCGAGCTGTGGGGGCGGCAGAGTATGCCGGCTCCAGGGCCCAGCTGCCTGAGTTCTGTGTTAACAACGGACTGCGCCAAAAGGCGATCAGCGAGGTGCGCAAGCTACGCGTCCAGCTGACCAACGAGATAAATCTGAACGTCAGCGGGGTGGAGCTGAGCGTGGATCCCCAGTTAAAGCCGCCCAGCGATTCACAGGCCCGATTACTGCGCCAGATATTGCTGGCTGGTATGGGCGATCGAGTGGCGCGCAAGGTGCCGTTGGCTGAGATCGCTGACAAAGAGGAACGGCGACGGCTAAAGTACGCCTATAACTGCGCCGACATGGTCGATCCCGCCTTCCTGCACGCCTCCTCGGTGCTCAAGCAGAAGACGCCCGAGTGGATCATCTATCAGGAGGCGTACGAGCTGCGGAATGATGACTCTGAGAAGATGTTCTTGCGCGGCATTACCGCCATTGAGCCGGAGTGGCTGCTCCTCTATGTCCCTCTTCTGTGCAATATGCGTGATGTGCGCGACGATCCGCCGCCGCGCTTCGAAGCCTCGTCGGGCAAGCTCCTCTGCTTTGTGGAAGCCACGTTCGGCAAGGCTGGCTGGCCACTTCCTCTATGCGAGATAGAAATGCCACTCAGCGAGAAGGCCTGCTG CTACTTTGGCATGTTCCTGCTGGCTGGAGACATCTGTCCCCGGCTGGCGGCGTTCAAGCGGAAGCTGAGGGTCACACCCGCCACACTCATCAAGAGCTGGTCGAACCTCAACGACAAGGTGCTGCGCTTCAAGCGCGCCCTCATCAGCAAGGAGATCCACACCCGCCACGCCCTGCACGAGCAGTGGGCCAGCGAGCCGAACT TCCTGCTGGAGGAGTACCACGGCTTGCTGTACGACGTGGCCCTGAGCGAGCTGACATCCCTGTGGCCACCCCTGCTCCAGCCCCTGCCAATGTCCTAA